Proteins found in one Aquibium microcysteis genomic segment:
- a CDS encoding SH3 domain-containing protein, whose amino-acid sequence MMIRFRQSLTRTLLASGALLALGLAAAQAQDGGVAAPTPASSDVIETVAAVVYGVSANDLLNVRATASPIGLVLARIPNGTIVTRLECSMSRSAEWCRIEVPDLDGLVGWAPSRYLLSPRDDEDVVEAPAAPPRPVVVDPSQVTIGILPDPLPMPEDPLADLASGGLAGGTDIQTVLLAPAPGGPPTLDAAREAAKVEGAAAELALAFATRTDPASSEVYSAYGAEAAPGAGAAGTTSETALAVPVPSPRPSRADETEAVPAEAVAALSPADTATTEEPAAPAGQAAPAALEPEAPVAVEPPATLPAPEAAASAAPDVAPAAEPPAVPAPAQQPAAALALPPAAPGDPAPASPVVPEPEAAGTSPAPAATASSEPADGPDETGEAPRTLREQLAALLPAWSRPPAGDGAGPVPETQPGDATPAGPAAAASDGDTAEAAAAPASDESTDQMAAVRPAEPSAGAAVPSAAGAETGSARSGDEADAAGTPPAVDQAAAVPPPSDGAATAVAEAATAEPPAAVPAPMPIAPRPGDEPRRVDTVAQARPVEPTQPAPPPAGGETAEVPCARYVGQPMTRCEVRILRLGPNDADITIFWPDGGERLIRFRGGRPDGTNTRGEFRFTREAELNLIRIGSGERFEILDAVPFSE is encoded by the coding sequence ATGATGATCCGGTTTCGCCAGTCCCTGACCAGAACGCTCCTCGCCTCCGGCGCGCTGCTCGCCCTCGGCCTGGCTGCGGCGCAGGCCCAGGACGGCGGCGTCGCGGCGCCCACGCCCGCGAGCAGCGACGTGATCGAGACGGTCGCCGCCGTCGTGTACGGCGTGTCGGCCAACGACCTCCTCAACGTGCGGGCGACGGCGTCTCCGATCGGCCTGGTGCTCGCGCGCATTCCCAACGGCACCATCGTGACGCGGCTGGAATGCTCGATGTCCCGCAGCGCCGAATGGTGCCGCATCGAGGTGCCGGACCTCGACGGGCTCGTCGGCTGGGCGCCGTCCCGCTACCTCCTGTCGCCGCGCGACGACGAGGACGTGGTGGAGGCGCCGGCCGCGCCGCCCCGTCCCGTGGTCGTCGACCCGTCGCAGGTCACGATCGGCATCCTGCCCGATCCGCTGCCGATGCCGGAGGATCCTCTGGCCGACCTTGCCTCGGGCGGCCTCGCGGGAGGGACCGACATCCAGACGGTGCTGCTCGCACCGGCGCCGGGCGGGCCGCCGACCCTCGACGCCGCGCGCGAAGCGGCGAAGGTCGAGGGCGCCGCCGCAGAACTCGCCCTCGCCTTCGCGACGCGCACCGACCCGGCTTCGTCGGAAGTCTACAGCGCGTACGGAGCCGAAGCGGCGCCCGGCGCCGGGGCAGCGGGGACGACCTCCGAAACGGCCCTCGCCGTGCCGGTGCCATCGCCCCGTCCGTCCCGCGCCGACGAGACGGAAGCTGTGCCGGCCGAGGCGGTCGCGGCCCTTTCGCCGGCCGACACGGCGACGACTGAGGAGCCCGCCGCGCCGGCGGGACAGGCAGCCCCGGCGGCGCTCGAACCGGAGGCGCCCGTGGCGGTCGAGCCGCCGGCCACCCTTCCTGCGCCCGAGGCGGCCGCGTCCGCGGCGCCGGATGTGGCGCCCGCAGCCGAGCCGCCCGCGGTTCCCGCTCCCGCGCAGCAGCCTGCCGCCGCACTGGCGCTGCCGCCGGCCGCCCCCGGCGATCCCGCGCCCGCGTCTCCGGTCGTCCCGGAGCCCGAAGCCGCCGGCACCTCGCCGGCTCCCGCAGCGACTGCTTCTTCCGAGCCCGCCGACGGTCCGGACGAGACCGGCGAAGCCCCGCGCACGCTGCGCGAACAGCTTGCCGCGCTCCTTCCCGCCTGGAGCCGCCCGCCCGCCGGCGACGGCGCGGGGCCTGTGCCGGAAACGCAGCCCGGGGACGCCACTCCGGCCGGACCGGCGGCGGCCGCATCCGACGGCGACACCGCGGAGGCCGCCGCCGCACCAGCCTCCGACGAGAGCACCGACCAGATGGCAGCCGTCCGACCGGCTGAACCGTCCGCAGGCGCCGCGGTACCGTCGGCAGCCGGCGCGGAAACCGGCTCCGCTCGCTCCGGAGACGAGGCAGACGCCGCCGGCACGCCGCCGGCCGTCGATCAGGCCGCGGCCGTCCCCCCGCCCTCCGACGGCGCTGCGACGGCTGTCGCCGAGGCTGCGACGGCCGAACCGCCGGCCGCCGTGCCCGCGCCGATGCCGATCGCGCCGCGGCCGGGCGACGAACCCCGGCGTGTCGACACGGTCGCGCAGGCACGGCCGGTGGAGCCGACGCAGCCCGCCCCCCCGCCTGCCGGGGGCGAGACGGCCGAAGTCCCCTGCGCCCGCTATGTCGGCCAGCCGATGACCCGGTGCGAGGTCCGCATCCTGCGCCTCGGCCCGAATGATGCCGACATCACCATATTCTGGCCCGACGGCGGCGAGCGCCTGATCCGCTTCCGCGGCGGGCGGCCGGACGGCACCAACACGCGGGGCGAATTCCGCTTCACCCGCGAGGCCGAGCTGAACCTGATCCGCATCGGCTCCGGCGAACGCTTCGAGATCCTCGACGCCGTGCCGTTCTCCGAGTAG
- a CDS encoding SEC-C metal-binding domain-containing protein, with translation MARNLDEARVEIVLDDLSREVGRQGQTVQSGGPGSKTMTFDDIIRDFAESDTVPEAAIRAALAEPAGFVDAAIALMERVSAADASDSELEALCVLAHVLGEIGDRRAFLPLLRLVADRTRVDPFGDSLTETIPAVLSSLMGENAAALEGPMLDTDVNQFARHACFRAWTHAAVTGAIDRAHAHAFLAAYLERTRLPRGDYGFSSWANAVTALRFGDLEDLARRHLPVRVPGKPAWLQPGTTFGDFQAMLADAEANPEKAEKDATLQPFGSTVAELSTWHGYSEEFRRRRAEANQRKILDLLESTRPAVQAAPETSHRHVGRNDLCPCGSGKKYKKCCLR, from the coding sequence ATGGCGCGCAACCTCGACGAGGCCCGTGTCGAAATAGTCTTGGATGACCTCTCGCGCGAGGTTGGCCGGCAAGGCCAAACGGTCCAGTCTGGCGGACCAGGGAGCAAGACCATGACGTTCGACGACATCATCAGGGACTTCGCGGAATCCGACACGGTTCCCGAAGCGGCCATCCGGGCGGCACTCGCGGAGCCGGCAGGCTTCGTCGATGCGGCAATCGCGCTGATGGAACGCGTCTCGGCTGCAGACGCGTCCGACAGCGAACTCGAGGCGCTCTGCGTGCTGGCCCACGTGCTCGGCGAGATCGGCGACCGGCGCGCATTCCTGCCTCTCTTGCGTCTGGTGGCGGATCGCACCCGCGTCGATCCGTTCGGCGACTCTCTCACCGAGACGATTCCCGCCGTCCTGAGTTCGCTGATGGGCGAGAATGCAGCGGCGCTCGAAGGGCCGATGCTGGATACCGACGTCAACCAGTTCGCGCGTCATGCCTGTTTTCGGGCGTGGACGCATGCGGCGGTGACGGGTGCGATCGACCGCGCGCACGCCCATGCGTTCCTCGCCGCCTACCTGGAGCGAACCCGGCTCCCGCGCGGCGACTACGGTTTCTCGTCCTGGGCCAATGCCGTGACGGCGCTGCGGTTCGGAGATCTGGAGGACCTCGCACGGCGTCATCTGCCAGTGCGTGTGCCCGGCAAGCCGGCATGGCTACAGCCGGGCACGACGTTCGGGGATTTCCAGGCGATGCTCGCAGACGCCGAGGCCAATCCGGAGAAGGCCGAAAAAGATGCGACCCTCCAACCGTTCGGATCGACCGTCGCCGAGCTGTCGACGTGGCACGGCTATTCGGAGGAGTTTCGGCGGAGACGCGCCGAGGCCAATCAGCGAAAGATCCTGGACCTGCTCGAGAGCACGCGGCCGGCGGTGCAGGCCGCACCGGAAACGTCGCACCGCCATGTCGGCCGCAACGATCTATGCCCCTGCGGCAGCGGCAAGAAGTACAAGAAGTGCTGCCTCCGATAA
- the carB gene encoding carbamoyl-phosphate synthase large subunit: MPRRTDISSILIIGAGPIVIGQACEFDYSGTQACKALKAEGYRVILVNSNPATIMTDPELADATYIEPITPEVVAKIIARERPDALLPTMGGQTALNTALSLRRMGVLERYGVEMIGANAEAIDMAEDRSLFREAMARIGLETPRSWLANASAVKDEDRKRHEAERAALKASNPDDLDAALDALETRWNLGEGDRKQRYMSHAMGVAAQALDVVGLPAIIRPSFTMGGTGGGIAYNQAEFFDIVRSGLDASPTTEVLIEESVLGWKEYEMEVVRDRADNCIIVCSIENLDPMGVHTGDSITVAPALTLTDKEYQIMRNASIAVLREIGVETGGSNVQFAVNPKDGRLVVIEMNPRVSRSSALASKATGFPIAKVAARLAVGYTLDELENDITGGATPAAFEPSIDYVVTKIPRFAFEKFPGADPVLTTAMKSVGEVMAIGRTFAESLQKALRGLETGLTGLDEIEIPGIGAGDDKNAIRAALGTPTPDRLRMVAQAIRMGTSLEEVHAMCAIDPWFLEQIGAIIAMEARVREHGLPQDAANLRMLKAMGFSDARLASLVRKDADDVAALRRRLGVHPVYKRIDTCAAEFASPTAYMYSTYESPFAGAPADEAQVSDRKKVVILGGGPNRIGQGIEFDYCCCHAAFALADAGYESIMVNCNPETVSTDYDTSDRLYFEPLTAEDVLEILRAEQAKGTLMGVIVQFGGQTPLKLADALEKAGIPILGTSPDMIDLAEDRDRFQKLLTKLGLMQPKNGIAWSVEQARVVAGELGFPLVVRPSYVLGGRAMQIIHNEGMLQSYLLDTVPGLVPEDIKQKYPNDKTGQINTLLGKNPLLFDTYLSGAIEVDVDCLCDGQATYVSGIMEHIEEAGIHSGDSACSLPVHSLSPSLVDELERQTAALARALHVGGLMNVQFAIKDGDVYVLEVNPRASRTVPFVAKTIGRPIAKIAARIMAGESLDDAFGQYGTKPDPRALGHIAVKEAVFPFARFPGVDTLLGPEMKSTGEVMGLDTDYALAFAKAQLGAGVDLPRSGTLFVSVRDEDKAAVLPSVRRLADLGFKVLATSGTARFLRENGVEAEKINKVLEGRPHIEDAIRNRQVQIVFNTTDGQKAVSDSKSLRRATLMQKVPYYTTMAGAAAVAEAIAALKAGSLEVRPLQGYFS; encoded by the coding sequence ATGCCAAGACGCACCGATATCTCCTCCATCCTGATCATCGGCGCGGGACCCATCGTGATCGGCCAGGCCTGCGAGTTCGACTATTCCGGTACCCAGGCGTGCAAGGCGCTGAAGGCGGAAGGGTACCGGGTGATCCTGGTCAATTCCAATCCGGCCACGATCATGACCGATCCGGAGCTGGCGGACGCGACCTACATCGAGCCGATCACGCCCGAGGTGGTGGCCAAGATCATCGCGCGCGAGCGGCCGGACGCGCTCCTGCCCACCATGGGCGGCCAGACCGCGCTCAACACCGCGCTCTCGCTGCGCCGCATGGGCGTGCTCGAGCGCTACGGCGTCGAGATGATCGGGGCGAACGCCGAAGCCATCGACATGGCCGAGGACCGCTCGCTGTTCCGCGAGGCGATGGCCCGAATCGGGCTGGAGACGCCGCGCTCCTGGCTCGCCAATGCCAGCGCCGTCAAGGACGAGGACCGCAAGCGCCACGAAGCCGAGAGGGCGGCGCTGAAGGCGTCGAACCCCGACGACCTCGACGCCGCGCTCGATGCGCTCGAGACCCGCTGGAACCTCGGCGAGGGCGACCGCAAGCAGCGCTACATGAGCCACGCCATGGGCGTCGCCGCCCAGGCGCTCGACGTGGTCGGCCTCCCCGCCATCATCCGCCCCTCCTTCACCATGGGCGGCACCGGCGGCGGCATCGCCTACAACCAGGCGGAGTTCTTCGACATCGTCCGCTCCGGCCTCGACGCCTCGCCGACCACCGAAGTGCTGATCGAGGAGAGCGTGCTCGGCTGGAAGGAGTACGAGATGGAGGTCGTCCGCGACAGGGCGGACAACTGCATCATCGTCTGCTCGATCGAGAACCTCGATCCGATGGGCGTGCACACCGGCGATTCGATCACGGTGGCGCCGGCGCTGACGCTGACCGACAAGGAATACCAGATCATGCGCAACGCCTCGATCGCGGTGCTGCGCGAGATCGGGGTGGAGACCGGCGGCTCGAACGTCCAGTTCGCGGTCAACCCGAAGGACGGCCGCCTCGTCGTCATCGAGATGAATCCGCGCGTCTCGCGCTCCTCGGCGCTCGCCTCCAAGGCGACGGGCTTCCCGATCGCCAAGGTCGCCGCGCGTCTCGCCGTCGGCTACACGCTGGACGAACTGGAGAACGACATCACCGGCGGCGCGACGCCCGCCGCCTTCGAGCCGTCGATCGACTACGTCGTCACCAAGATCCCGCGCTTCGCCTTCGAGAAGTTCCCCGGCGCCGATCCGGTGCTGACGACGGCGATGAAGTCGGTCGGCGAGGTGATGGCGATCGGCCGCACCTTCGCCGAATCGCTGCAGAAGGCGCTGCGCGGTCTGGAGACGGGGCTGACCGGTCTCGACGAGATCGAGATCCCCGGCATCGGTGCCGGCGACGACAAGAACGCCATCCGTGCCGCCCTCGGCACGCCGACGCCCGACCGGCTGCGCATGGTGGCACAGGCGATCCGCATGGGCACCTCGCTGGAAGAGGTGCATGCCATGTGCGCCATCGACCCCTGGTTCCTGGAGCAGATCGGCGCCATCATCGCCATGGAAGCGCGCGTGCGCGAGCACGGGCTGCCGCAGGACGCGGCCAACCTGCGGATGCTGAAGGCCATGGGCTTCTCCGACGCCCGCCTCGCCTCGCTGGTTCGCAAGGACGCCGACGACGTCGCGGCGCTGCGCCGGCGGCTCGGCGTGCACCCGGTCTACAAGCGCATCGACACCTGCGCGGCCGAGTTCGCCTCGCCGACGGCCTACATGTACTCGACCTACGAGAGCCCGTTCGCCGGCGCGCCGGCCGACGAGGCGCAGGTCTCGGACCGGAAGAAGGTGGTCATCCTCGGCGGCGGTCCGAACCGCATCGGCCAGGGCATCGAGTTCGACTATTGCTGCTGCCACGCCGCCTTCGCGCTGGCCGACGCCGGCTACGAATCGATCATGGTCAACTGCAACCCCGAGACCGTGTCGACCGACTACGATACCTCCGACCGGCTGTATTTCGAGCCGCTGACGGCCGAGGACGTGCTGGAGATCCTGCGCGCCGAACAGGCGAAGGGCACGCTCATGGGCGTCATCGTGCAGTTCGGCGGCCAGACGCCGCTGAAACTCGCCGACGCGCTGGAGAAGGCCGGCATCCCGATCCTCGGCACATCGCCGGACATGATCGACCTCGCCGAGGACCGCGACCGCTTCCAGAAGCTCCTGACGAAGCTCGGCCTGATGCAGCCGAAGAACGGTATCGCCTGGTCGGTCGAACAGGCCCGTGTGGTGGCGGGCGAGCTCGGCTTCCCGCTCGTCGTGCGCCCCTCCTACGTGCTGGGCGGGCGGGCCATGCAGATCATCCACAACGAGGGCATGCTGCAGTCCTACCTGCTCGACACCGTGCCGGGCCTGGTGCCCGAGGACATCAAGCAGAAATATCCCAACGACAAGACCGGCCAGATCAACACGCTGCTCGGCAAGAACCCGCTTTTGTTCGACACCTACCTGTCGGGCGCGATCGAGGTCGACGTCGACTGCCTGTGCGACGGCCAGGCCACCTATGTCTCCGGCATCATGGAGCATATCGAGGAGGCCGGCATCCATTCGGGCGACAGTGCCTGCTCGCTGCCGGTGCACTCGCTCTCGCCCTCGCTGGTCGACGAACTGGAGCGGCAGACGGCGGCCCTCGCCCGCGCGCTGCACGTCGGCGGGCTGATGAACGTGCAGTTCGCCATCAAGGACGGCGACGTCTACGTGCTCGAGGTCAATCCGCGCGCCTCGCGCACCGTGCCCTTCGTGGCCAAGACCATCGGGCGTCCCATCGCCAAGATCGCCGCGCGCATCATGGCCGGCGAGAGCCTCGACGATGCCTTCGGCCAGTACGGGACGAAGCCAGACCCGCGCGCGCTCGGCCACATCGCGGTCAAGGAAGCCGTCTTCCCCTTCGCCCGCTTCCCCGGCGTCGACACGCTGCTCGGCCCCGAGATGAAGTCGACCGGCGAGGTGATGGGGCTCGACACCGACTATGCGCTGGCCTTCGCCAAGGCACAGCTCGGCGCCGGCGTCGACCTGCCGCGCTCGGGCACGCTGTTCGTCTCCGTGCGCGACGAGGACAAGGCCGCGGTGCTGCCCTCCGTGCGGCGGCTGGCCGATCTCGGCTTCAAGGTGCTCGCGACCTCCGGCACCGCCCGCTTCCTGCGCGAGAACGGGGTGGAGGCCGAGAAGATCAACAAGGTTCTCGAAGGCCGCCCGCACATCGAGGATGCGATCCGCAACCGTCAGGTCCAGATCGTCTTCAACACCACCGACGGCCAGAAGGCTGTCTCGGACTCCAAGTCGCTGCGCCGCGCGACCCTGATGCAGAAGGTGCCCTACTACACCACCATGGCCGGCGCGGCAGCCGTCGCCGAGGCGATCGCCGCGCTGAAGGCGGGGAGCCTCGAGGTGCGGCCGCTGCAGGGGTATTTCTCGTAA
- a CDS encoding ABC transporter permease, which produces MTPSPATLTTVRRPPPPGPLSDALAFGWRAALKFRHVPEQLFDLIMTPLMFTLLFTFVFGGALAGSPGDYLQFFLPGILVQTVVFNSVYSGMGLSTDLSKGLFERFRSLPIWQLAPFAGLMVGDVLRHFIAGLIVLGVGLALGYRPEAGLVGVVLSFLLLFAIGFGTGWIFIVLGLLIRTPMTVMTIGFTAIFPLVFASNIMVSPETMPAWLEGFVARNPVSHMTTALRGLMAGTASASEVLLALTAPVLLTIVLAPVTLRLYRRN; this is translated from the coding sequence ATGACCCCTTCGCCCGCAACGCTCACCACCGTACGCCGGCCGCCGCCGCCGGGCCCGCTCTCCGACGCGCTCGCTTTCGGCTGGCGCGCGGCGCTGAAGTTCCGCCACGTGCCCGAGCAGCTCTTCGACCTGATCATGACGCCGCTCATGTTCACGCTGCTCTTCACCTTCGTCTTCGGCGGCGCGCTCGCCGGCTCGCCGGGCGACTACCTGCAGTTCTTCCTGCCGGGTATCCTGGTGCAGACGGTCGTGTTCAACTCGGTCTATTCCGGCATGGGCCTGTCGACCGACCTGTCGAAGGGCCTGTTCGAACGCTTCCGCTCGCTGCCGATCTGGCAGCTTGCGCCGTTCGCCGGGCTGATGGTGGGCGACGTGCTGCGCCACTTCATCGCGGGGCTGATCGTCCTCGGCGTCGGCCTGGCGCTCGGCTACCGGCCGGAGGCGGGCCTCGTCGGCGTCGTCCTCTCCTTCCTGCTCCTCTTCGCCATCGGCTTCGGCACGGGGTGGATCTTCATCGTTCTCGGCCTACTGATCCGCACGCCCATGACCGTCATGACCATCGGCTTCACGGCGATCTTCCCGCTGGTCTTCGCTTCCAACATCATGGTCAGCCCCGAAACCATGCCGGCCTGGCTGGAAGGCTTCGTCGCCCGCAACCCCGTCTCCCACATGACGACGGCGCTGCGCGGGCTGATGGCGGGCACGGCGAGCGCGAGCGAGGTGCTCCTCGCGCTCACGGCCCCGGTGCTGCTGACCATCGTGCTGGCCCCGGTGACGCTCCGGCTCTACCGGAGGAACTGA
- a CDS encoding ATP-binding cassette domain-containing protein: protein MSETVTRAHPAVVLESTAPDPALAISARGLVRRFGAVKAVDGIDLDVPRGMIFAVLGPNGAGKTTLIRMLATLLAPDAGRATVMGHDLVADPKAVRASIALTGQFASLDEDLTGRENLILLARLWGFRGGAARARADELLAAFDLSDAGRRQVKHYSGGMRRRLDIAASLVVTPGVLFLDEPTTGLDPKARQGVWRLIRELAAGGVTILLTTQYLEEADQLAARIAVIDHGRKIAEGTSRELKAAVGSGFLHVAPADPARLDEAAALLAARLGAVVQRNAEGAQLSVMTASAAEASAAVAALIGAGIELSDFSMGSPSLDEVFFALTGAPAAEAPGGEGGAASGEDNR from the coding sequence ATGAGCGAGACGGTCACGCGGGCGCACCCCGCGGTAGTCCTGGAGTCGACGGCGCCCGATCCGGCGCTCGCCATTTCCGCGCGCGGGCTCGTCCGCCGCTTCGGTGCCGTGAAGGCGGTCGACGGCATCGATCTCGACGTGCCGCGCGGCATGATCTTCGCCGTGCTCGGGCCGAACGGTGCCGGCAAGACGACGCTGATCCGGATGCTGGCGACGCTGCTTGCGCCCGATGCCGGCCGTGCCACCGTGATGGGCCACGACCTCGTCGCCGATCCGAAGGCCGTGCGCGCCTCGATCGCGCTCACCGGCCAGTTCGCCTCGCTGGACGAGGACCTGACGGGCCGCGAGAACCTGATCCTTCTGGCGCGCCTCTGGGGCTTCCGCGGGGGCGCCGCCCGGGCGCGCGCCGACGAACTGCTCGCCGCCTTCGATCTTTCCGATGCCGGCCGGCGCCAGGTGAAGCACTATTCCGGCGGCATGCGTCGCCGGCTCGACATCGCCGCCTCGCTGGTGGTGACGCCGGGCGTGCTGTTCCTCGACGAGCCCACCACCGGGCTCGACCCCAAGGCGCGCCAGGGCGTCTGGCGCCTGATCCGCGAGCTCGCGGCCGGCGGCGTCACCATCCTGCTCACCACGCAATATCTGGAAGAGGCGGACCAGCTCGCCGCGCGCATCGCCGTCATCGACCATGGCCGCAAGATCGCGGAGGGCACCAGCCGCGAACTCAAGGCGGCGGTGGGTTCCGGCTTCCTGCACGTGGCACCGGCCGATCCCGCCCGCCTCGACGAGGCTGCGGCTCTGCTCGCCGCCCGCCTCGGTGCCGTCGTCCAGCGGAATGCGGAAGGGGCGCAGCTCTCGGTGATGACCGCCTCGGCAGCCGAGGCCAGCGCGGCCGTCGCCGCGCTGATTGGCGCCGGCATCGAACTCAGCGACTTCTCGATGGGTTCGCCCAGCCTCGACGAGGTCTTCTTCGCGCTCACCGGCGCTCCGGCGGCCGAGGCACCGGGCGGCGAGGGCGGCGCCGCTTCCGGGGAGGACAACCGATGA
- a CDS encoding methyl-accepting chemotaxis protein: protein MKDTEISALQDRLEFLGLDEKARESLRGVAPLIGEALAPAMASFYAKVRATPSVSRFFGNGLQMDSARARQEEHWKLITSGAFSREYAQAVQTVGHTHARIGLEPRWYIGGYAIILEELLAQVIARRWPAAQRGFFGRRQPDVTAEALSAEVGALVKAAMLDMELATSIYLETLSARRAEAEREQVRSLDHIAACLDEIASGNLTVEVDASLAEKSGKLSDAFGRAVGSLKEIIGAVREAASQVQLGASEITRASDDMSKRTEQTAASIEQTAASLNELTETVRQTADRARQADGTVSAMRADAEKSADVVRQAVAAMDQIEKSAGQIGQIIGVIDEIAFQTNLLALNAGVEAARAGEAGKGFAVVAQEVRALAQRSAEAAKEIKSLISTSSQHVETGVALVGDTGAALSRITASFAGIGQLVGEIAASAATQATGIAQINVAVGQMDQSTQQNAAMVEESTASAFSLEKEATSLATIVGRFRTGSAANGNDGRRSARSVAAPAAPQRMQPRGGRAYPTNGSAALKVSPQEDADGWEEF from the coding sequence ATGAAGGATACCGAAATCTCGGCACTCCAGGACCGTCTGGAGTTCCTCGGCCTCGACGAGAAGGCGCGCGAATCGCTGCGGGGCGTGGCCCCTCTGATCGGCGAAGCGCTGGCGCCTGCGATGGCCTCATTCTACGCGAAGGTCAGGGCGACACCGTCGGTGTCGCGCTTCTTCGGCAACGGCCTGCAGATGGACAGCGCGCGCGCCCGGCAGGAAGAGCACTGGAAGCTCATCACCTCCGGAGCCTTCAGCCGTGAATACGCCCAGGCCGTCCAGACCGTCGGGCACACCCATGCGCGGATCGGGCTGGAGCCGCGCTGGTACATCGGCGGCTATGCCATCATCCTGGAGGAGCTGCTGGCGCAGGTCATCGCCCGCCGCTGGCCCGCTGCGCAGCGCGGCTTCTTCGGCCGCAGGCAGCCGGACGTCACCGCCGAGGCGCTGTCGGCCGAGGTCGGTGCTCTCGTCAAGGCTGCGATGCTCGACATGGAACTGGCGACGTCGATCTATCTCGAGACGCTGAGCGCGCGGCGGGCCGAGGCCGAGCGCGAGCAGGTGCGGTCTCTCGACCACATCGCCGCATGCCTCGACGAGATCGCCTCCGGCAACCTGACCGTCGAGGTCGACGCGTCCCTGGCAGAGAAGTCCGGCAAGCTGTCGGACGCCTTCGGCCGGGCGGTCGGGAGCCTGAAGGAGATCATCGGGGCCGTCCGCGAGGCGGCTTCGCAGGTCCAGCTCGGTGCCTCGGAGATCACCCGGGCGTCCGACGACATGTCGAAGCGGACCGAGCAGACGGCGGCGAGCATCGAGCAGACCGCGGCATCGCTGAACGAACTGACGGAAACGGTCCGCCAGACCGCCGACCGTGCGCGCCAGGCCGACGGCACCGTTTCGGCCATGCGTGCGGACGCCGAGAAGAGCGCGGACGTCGTGCGGCAGGCGGTCGCGGCGATGGACCAGATCGAGAAGTCGGCCGGCCAGATCGGCCAGATCATCGGCGTGATCGACGAGATCGCCTTCCAGACCAACCTGCTCGCGCTCAACGCCGGCGTCGAGGCGGCGCGCGCCGGCGAGGCCGGCAAGGGCTTCGCCGTCGTCGCCCAGGAGGTGCGTGCGCTCGCGCAGCGTTCGGCGGAGGCAGCCAAGGAGATCAAGTCGCTGATCTCGACCTCCTCGCAGCACGTCGAGACCGGCGTCGCGCTGGTCGGTGACACCGGCGCGGCGCTCTCGCGCATCACGGCGTCCTTCGCGGGCATCGGCCAGCTCGTCGGGGAGATCGCCGCCTCCGCCGCCACGCAGGCCACGGGCATCGCCCAGATCAACGTGGCCGTCGGGCAGATGGACCAGTCGACGCAGCAGAACGCCGCCATGGTCGAAGAATCCACGGCGTCGGCCTTCTCGCTGGAGAAGGAGGCCACGAGCCTCGCCACCATCGTCGGTCGCTTCCGCACCGGATCGGCTGCGAACGGCAATGACGGCCGGCGATCGGCGCGGTCTGTCGCCGCTCCGGCCGCGCCGCAGAGAATGCAGCCGCGCGGCGGCCGTGCCTATCCCACCAACGGCTCCGCTGCGCTGAAGGTCTCGCCGCAGGAGGATGCCGACGGCTGGGAGGAATTCTGA